tgttctactctTCTATAGTCCGCAATTTTTTCCCCTGTGTATTtctctaattaaatttaatttaaaggTTCACGTGTGTCTAAATGCTTATTTTGGCAGagcaaatttaaaattaatgcaTTCAcacaattagagagagagagagagaggaacgcACATCTGAACAAGCTTAGCGACTTCATCAGCAACCTTCTCTGGATCAACAGCAACCGCGTGTTGTTGATCTTCTTCACCTCTAAGcctgtaacaaaacaaaaaaaccacaaaTGACGCGACCAACCAATAAACTcataaattaaaccaaccaaaatagtttttttttaaagcatttatGAAAATAGGAAATTCACAATTTCACATCAGTATATAACACGTGTCCTCATCTCaaagcaagtaaaaaaaaatcgatgtCTATACACGCGAGAgagtacaacaacaacacaagataATCGAatcgaatcaaatcaaattgacTAATTTACCCTTTTACGAAATCGTACTACTTATTTACTGACGTGGAATAAATAGAGTGAAGAGACGACAGACAGAGCATGTGTGAGCGGCGATGAATGAAACCTCTTTCTATAACGCTACATTCGAGGAATCAAAAGACCAACAAAAAGGAATGGTTTAACGGAAATGGATCCGGGAAGATCTTAACATATCCAACGGCTAGGACCTCTACTtcattttccactttttttttttttccaactttattttataagtaaaataaacaaagataaacccTAGCAGCGGTTAAAAGCGCGTTTCATGTTTTGTGAGCGgcggcaaacaaaaaaaaacaaaaaaacttgagTCTCTCTCTTACCTTGTCGCCGCCACTGATGAGCTGTTTGAGCTCTGTAACTCCTCTGTTTTCAGCTTcctaccaaaatcaaaaaaccgAGAAAAACAGAGCATTATTACGAAAATCTAATCCAAAACTCTCGGCAAAAACAATCGTACAGATCAACGGCTAGGATCATTAGTTATATTTCTACTTTTATTTCATAacgaaattaaaataaaaagaggtaAACCCTAGCGGTTGGAAGCGCGTGTTAAGTTTGCATCTGTACTAaagttttgttccttttttttaccTTATCGCCGCCATTTTTGAGCTGCTTAAGCTCTGTAACTCCTCTGTTTCCAGCTTcctataaaaatcaaaaatcgaGAAAAAGAGCATTATTACCAAATCTGGAGCTTGAAATTGAAATctctcacaaaaaaatatcaaaatccaTAAACAGAACGCAAATCTGtggaaaaagtaaagaaaaaacagaagaatCGTTGAAGCGAGATTTAACAAACAGAGATGAAAAAGCTCAAAATCCTTCACAGAAATTAACAATGTAGCTTAATAAACAgcgaaacagaagaaaaataaacagagagagagaaaaaaaaaaagatgaaagattcGAGAAGAGAGAAAGACCTAGAATCGTACCAGAGAATCGTCACCGTTAGAGCTAAGACGACGAACACGGCGAAGCAAACACTGATCAGTTTCTGAGAAGACGACGCCattgaagcttcttcttcttcttcttcttcttcttcttcttcttcttcttctagaatcTTACGAAATTTTCTCGCACTTTTTTCTCGGAAAACAAGcgggagagaggagagagaaaggtaagaagacgaagaagaaaggagtGACCAGATTAGTGTGCACAAGCTCCAAGGAAACCGTCTTcgtttatatatacatacacagcTATAAAGTAACGTTGACGTTGCCGTTAGTTAATACACACCGCTACTTAACGGATTgtgtttgttactttttttcaTCTTACGATCTTAGCCGTTGATGAATGATAATGTGAGATCCTCGGATCCGTTCCGTTAACCGTTCATTACCCCCTAATTCTAACGCCGTAATTATTAGCCAAACCCCCTCATAACTGCCGTAACCGCCTCATGTCTCATATGTTTAATAAAGTACTAATCCTCTCTTCCATAAATCATTGTTATTAGATGTTACTAATTTTACTAGTACCACTAACTTTAATTGGGTTTCCCTAAACAAATGATTACAGTCCAAGAAGATAGCGTAAAGAAATTAATCTACAGTACAGCATTTTTATAagagcaaattaaaatatttttggatagATTGTGATTCATTTACTTTGTAAAGAGAAAATTAATGATGTTCGTGAGATAGCCAAAAggtaaacaaatttatttgtatcCATCTAAGATTCCAAGGTGTCTTAAATATGACAGAtatcaggaaaaaaaatgtcttgagacaattttttactattaaagaaaacaaaaaaaaaagtaatgttttagaacaaaaaaaaaaatttgaaaacataaaaatatttaaatgtggAGAACCTGGAACTGGCGCCCCAGCTATGTCTTTAGtaaaaataaagttgaaaatattttaaatatctttgtTCCACAACTCTTATAGTAACAATAAATTTACTTCTTACTATTTTTAGCTTACTTATTTTTCGAGTGAAGTAAAAGTTGTTTCTTGAAGACAAAATCTCCACTCAaaggaaccaaaacaaaaaccttccAAGAACTGTTGAGCACAACtgcttgaaaataaaaatgtttaaaaagttgtataaattaaaatcgTAAACGGCTAAACCAAATTAACCTACTAAAAATCAGTGTTTTTCTGGTTAAAGGTTTTGAAACTCAATATTTTATTGCTTAGGTTTGGTCTAGATAGACTCTATACTAGATGCTATATAcacaaaagtgttgttgggtcCATTGGTTGATGTTCTAAagtttgtttaaaacaaaagttaaatacAACAATCTCACATATATTGTCACAAACTCACAAGATTATATTAGTAACAAATAATCCTAAAGTAAAGTAGGAGAAGCAGATGTGTTTATCGAAACAACGGAAACGCAGATGTGTGATTGGTTGGTTAGTGGAGGTGAACGAAAAGAATAACTAACGAATCAGAGAGCTTGAAAATGTCATGTCATCAAAAGAGCGGTGTGTTCCGTACGGCAGCTAATGGTTCACCACCACTGGTTTTATGCCGGATTTAATGGGGAAAACAAATATGTTCTCAATTTCcgagctttttttgttttgatttggccTGATGCACTAATTACGGTGATTAGTTGACCGGCCACATCATGCTATATTGCATTGCATGGTATGTTTCTACCAAATGTTAAATTACGTACGTTGTGGATTTATCATTTTGACACAACCCGAAGTCAAaccaaaaatagtaaaatacatttttagtttcttaaaatgaagtatgaatatatattggttttgaaTATATGTAAACGgattatatcattttatttttagaaggGACGactttttaaatgtaaaattgatgatctaaataatttgataatttaaaaatataatttactagATAAGGATccgtccgatgtgcgggtttaaagttttataaataatgttatttataaattttacttttgctataatatactgatttatattcatttacaaatcttttatgtattttatcattaaaagcgtattttttacatctaaatatattttatgttacaaatatattctttaccaccaGCTAGAAAAATGtctgtatgaacacattaaaccaactattatatgtttttttactttcacttttgcatagtgtttttaattactaaaattattggttcaaaaaatatttcgaattaaaaatatattatatagtatactaatcaatgatgtaacaTCATAATAGTATATGACCAACCATATAGAGAATCTTGCGTCTAACCTcatccaccatagagagaatcttGACGCCATCTTcttcccttggggagataaccttacTTCATACCTCCttcaccttcctcccttgggaagataacttttcgtccaacctcctccaccatagagagaacctcggctctgtctcctcatgtgttgagagaacatgttcacgtcttttagctatctcaaaatggttgctccaacaaccaatgaaactaaagaccctttTCTAACgtcataaaatcttttgatagtaactaatgttaaattttccaatgtattcgtggaagtgtctttgacataCCTTGATGTAGCCTTTGTCTCTAGAACTCCCTGACTGctaccttgcttagtgagccccatgtccactcccggtccatgggcccaccttcctcaCTGGATCCCATGTCTATTTCTggtccatccatatccgacggccgggTTGTTACGTCCAAGAGGCTTTAAATACTTACCCCTATAAATCACCATATAAtcttttcctatgttttgtcttcactcgcacaATTCCAACAATCACTTCTCGAAAAGTGATCCTTCCTGAAACTACTTCAGTTCAAGCAcacttaactctggagttctctcaggtcattaatcgaaaagataagtgcattttggtgacataggtggccaaatcaattcttttaaatctatctgcaaaccagggtgtcacagtctctgagctcctatggatctatcaacaacaatttatgttcttccgatctatctatctatgtttgttgtaagcttgtgtttgatgatGATATTTGCAAAATgtataatctatatatagatagattgtAAATGATTAAGGATAAGACAAGTGATTATATACATGCAAATTACTTTTTCTATCTAAACATTAAGGATAAGACAAGTGATTATATACATGCAAATtactttttctgatttttcttctttcgtaATTCCTGGAGGAGTGTTAGTCAGTTTTGGCCTTTTTCCTTAATTATTGGAtgtaaaataagattataagaagaaaaagctcaCGTGATTTGAGAGCTGACTTACAAAGTTCAGACTGGAATtaattgaaggaaaaaaataatgtcTTCACGCTAATACACAacattttagatttgtttttttttttaaatgatgcaGCACATCTAGTGATCATTGCTGAGATAAAAAATACACGGACATCATTGTTGCTCccataaatttcatttttttttatcgccCAGTCCAACCGAAAATTATACTTTAAGGGTTGTACAATAcgattttgaaaatgttaaacTGTTACACATGCAACTCTAATaccaaaattagttttatgTAAACCAAACATGCATTTATAATCAAGCTAAGCCACATAGAAGATCACCATGATCATAACTTTGGTAAATGATATTTCAGGTACGTCATTGTTCTTTGATAATGCTTGTGGTCTTTCTCTGCTTTGGTTAAGGACCGGCCgctaatattttaatttacacGGTTCCTTCTATACCATGACATGATAAAAATTTACTTTTGATCTCGTCAAAAACTTATCATAGCTAGTACTAGCTATAAGCCTTTAACAAAATgataaacatttatttttcacaatCATAATATGAAGCTTAAGCTCCAGTATAGttctaaaacaaagaaacaagaaaatcaaacataactagaaagaaagaacaaaaaaaaagaaaatacaaacactaaataatatatttaattaatagcAAAATAAGTAGCAAACCTAAACCTTATATCTAGATATATAGATACGACGGTTGATGAAAAAAAACGTTTGTATTACCTTTGCAGCAGCTATGCTCGAGAATAATAATTGAAGACTTTCCTATAATTAATCCTATTACACGAAGACTTTAATTGAAACTAAAgactaaagagagaaagaaatggaAGACAAAGTTGATACACAGGCTCTTTATTGTATGAACAATTGTTGTGTTCACCCCTAGAGGGGTGAATCTCTCTTATTCACTCTCTCTCAAttatagaaacaaatttttaattaaagaaataaattctgtatattaataaattttaaaattaataattctaaacattatattgtagtttttaattataacatctaaaccgaagttacttttttataaactcaaatcgaaataaaattttatttaactataaaatctaaaccctaaccattcttttgtgaacccaaaccgacatataatttcgtttgattataaaatctaaaccctaaccactcttttgtaaacccaaacctacatataatttcttttaattataaaatccaaaccctaaccactcttttctaaacccaaaccgacatataatttcttttaattataaaatctaaatcctaaccacttttttgtaaacccaaaccgacatataattttgtttacagTAGTTGTAAATTTAACCCTaattctcttttataaacctaaaccgatatatttccttaataaaaacctctaaaaaatttgtttccttaatttgttttgtttttttattttaattttgatttattttataaatatgatatgacatgacattttgttgtattttgattggtgaaTGTAGAGGGGGTGAATGAAAAAGgggacaattcttgggttcacccctattCACCCCctttaaattaaggaaacaaatcttaattaaggaaataaattatgtagatcaatcaattttaaaattattaatttaaatattatattacagtttttaattattacatctaaaccctaaccatttttataaacccaaaccgacatataattttgtttaattgtaaaatctaaaccctaaccactctttcataaacccaaaccgacatataattttgtttaattgtaaaatctaaaccctaaacattcttttataaacccaaaccgacatataattttgtttaattgtaaaatctaaaccctaaacactctttcgtatacccaaaccgacatataattttatttaattgcaaaatctaaaccctaatcactcttttgtaaactcaaaccgacatataattttgtttaattatgaaaactaaatcctaaccattctttataaacccaaaccgatataaaaattttaaaattacaaatttaaactataatcctcttttataacccaaaccgacatgaTTTCTTTATCAAAAGATCTACATAATTTgtattgtctttttattttaattttgaattttttttaatatgatatgacatggtATATTGTtgtattctgattggttaattaatagGGGGTGAACCCAAAATTTTTTCAataaacatatctaaaattGTAAGAGACAATATTTggaaaacttctaaaaaaaccataaacatgTTTTACCAAATACCAAAAAAGTTGATAAAAATCTATGAAATCCATGACAAACAAGTATACACAGTACAAATTAaccaatcaatacaataacccaaaaaatgaaaagatgTGTGGAAAGTGAAAACGTATGTAACAATCCTTTAGTTAACCCTTTAGGGGAGAcacttttatgtttcttgtgcATCCTTTCTCCAACCCCACCGGAGCCAATCATGGAGTCTCCTCACGCTCTTTTATCCTTCATTTTCGTGTATCTTACTTCTTTGTTTGCAATACTTGTAACCCCCAAATCTGTGTTTATTCGTATCTATGAAAAGtatttactaatctatatatacattttttgagacatttatgaaataaatcatgaagttCATACATATTTACAAGGAATGTCATTGGcatttaattttacaattattttttactttaaataatatcaaattcggaatctaattgaagaaaattttctcctttaattattttttactttaaatatgaatattgtcatttttccttttttaagtaACCACCAATTTGGTTTCTCCATTATAATCTTCAtttggtaatatataatttggaaatttataataaattgtgtGATTACAATTGACAAATTTTCCCAGCAATTTTATGAAAAGGatgaatgttaaaaaaaaccaaaaaaaaaaaagaaaaaaggatgaATGTTCTATACTTTATCTAAGAATTTACTCCTTTTTTTAAActatgtatataaattaaagttaaaattagtgataaattaataaaaattaaatcttgataaatcaatatattttcttggtcccaattttttttatggttctACTTAAGAATAGGTAAATTAATAACTCTATAAATGAACTTTATACAGTATGcactttaaaaaaatgattaatatgtTTTATACTTACCCAAAGTGAGAGATGCTCtagataacatattatatacacatatttttaatcaattaattaaagtttataGAAGTAAACAATTagtataattcatataaaaaacaaacttacttttattttcattgcacACATAAAGTAAATATACTAAAGTgttagattatttatatatgaaactaacaaaaatagaaagcCATTTCTATTGTAATGATATTATTGAAAAACTACAATAGAATTAAAATACTACTATCTCTAcagtgaaaactaaaaaaaaaaacacttctcgacgatttaaatatttaagaaactGTATGATATcgttttttctatattataaaaatacacGGTATACacctaaaacatagaaattgGACACTACATAATATACAGATGCAAAATACTGTTcatttacaaaatacaaaaattagttgCATATCTATAGTTAATCtaccaaataaaatacattttacattttttaaacaaatttagtcctgcggtgtaccgcagATGAATATCTAGTCGTTAAGtataataacaaaagaagaaaaatgaaaattttccaaCCTTGCGCCATATAGAAAGAACATTACATATGCTTGGAGAGTTAAACCGTTTTAATTCAGTTAATCCGAAGCTTTCCAACATTCTTAACCAAATTTATACATTCAAATCCAACAATCAAAGATTGTAGATGTTACAATTTCTCCCTATAAAAACAACAGTTTTATCACTAAACTAATTCCACTTTTCATATGtactaataatttttattttgatatcaTTTCTTTCACTCCTCCCCAGCTCGATCTTCATCAATTTAGAAACTGAATAATTTCTGTGatttattttgaagttttttataaacaattatattttgaaaaaggGTATCTATTTTGGTTCTTGAAAATTTGGTTTCAAAAGTTTacagttaagaaaaaaaaactctaaaacaattcaattttttgatatttgaaagtCTAGTAAAGTAGTAAACAGAGCTCCAAATAAAATGGTGACACGTACCAATGTGGCATATTCTCAGTACAAAGCAAAAAGAGAAGCGTCAATGCTCGAGACCATCAAAACTCGTCACGCGTAGATGAAACAACCTCTGGACCATGACCATGAACATGCCTTTACTAATGATGATTGCCCTAATTACCTCAATGTCGTTGTTACTTGCCTCCGGCGAACCGATCGCAACAACTTTAGACGGCCCGTTCAAGCCATTGACCCGCCGGTTCGACCCGTCTCTACGGCGAGGCAGTGACGACTTGCCTATGGACCATCCGAGGCTGAGGAAGAGAAACGTCAGCTCCGATTTCCCAGAACAGATTGCTTTAGCTCTCTCTACTCCAACCTCCATGTGGGTCTCTTGGGTCACTGGTAAAGCCAAATTCTTGATTAtatatttcttgaatttttcaaTATCTGAAATCTCTAGGCTTTGAATTAGTCCAATTGAACTAGGATTTGTGagatttgtttatattcttcttcttttcacagGTGATGCTGTAGTTGGGAAAGATGTGAAACCGCTTGATCCTAGTTCAGTTGCTAGTGAGGTTTGGTATGGGAAGGAGAAAGGgaaatatttgataaaaaagaaagggaaTGCAACAGTTTACAGTCAGTTGTATCCCTTTGACGGTCTCCTCAATTACACATCAGGCATCATACACCATGTCCTCATTGATGGTAACAATTACAAAGAGCaatttcattcttctttcttgtgtAGAGTTTCTTATGTGTATGAATGAATCTTTGCAACTTCATTTTGCTTGAGCTGAGTATTACCTTGCTTCTTAGTTCTAAAAGTTGACATTACTTGCAGCGACAACTTGAAAGTGTTTAAAGCTAGGCACCTAATTGTGAAGGAATTATTAAAACAATCCCCATATTTAACTTTCATCTTATTGTGTGTGGACTTGTGCTGtgtgtatattttccttaatagaaagaaagatgatatCTTTTGAGACGCTCTTTTTCTAAATCTGTGTTGACTTTGCCACTgtcaagattttatttttgcagATATTGGTTGCAATGCTGACTGACTTGACATATATTGTAGGTCTTGAACCAGAAACCAAGTACTTTTATAGGTGCGGCGACAGCTCTGTTCCTGCAATGAGTGATGAACTTTCTTTTATGACTTTGCCACTGCCAAGCAAAGACGCATATCCTCATCGAATTGCCTTTGTTGGAGATCTGGGTCTTACCAGtaacacaaccaccaccatTGACCATTTGATGGAAAACGACCCTTCGATGGTTATAATTGTTGGGGACTTAACGTATGCAGACCAGTACCGTACAATTGGTGGCAAAGGAGTTTCATGCTTCTCATGTTCATTTCCCGATGCACCAATTAGGGAGACGTATCAACCTCGCTGGGATGCCAGGGGAAGGTAAACCTTACTATCTCTGGGTTAACAAGTTAGATTTGAAGAAATCTGTGTCGGTCCTGCTTAGCTTTCTGTCAACTTGTTCCACAATATTTTAGAGTGAATAATACTGTGCATAGGAAAAAAGGTTATACACTTAGGAGATTTTGGTGGTAAAACTTTGATTTGTGTGCAGGTTCATGGAGCCACTAACCTCCAAAGTCCCAACGATGGTCATTGAAGGAAACCATGAGATTGAGTCTCAAGCTTCCGGAATCACCTTTAATTCATATTCTGAAAGGTTTGCAGTTCCGTCAAGTGAGAGTGGCTCCAACACCAACTTCTACTATTCTTTTGA
The sequence above is a segment of the Camelina sativa cultivar DH55 chromosome 10, Cs, whole genome shotgun sequence genome. Coding sequences within it:
- the LOC104719085 gene encoding purple acid phosphatase 23-like is translated as MTMNMPLLMMIALITSMSLLLASGEPIATTLDGPFKPLTRRFDPSLRRGSDDLPMDHPRLRKRNVSSDFPEQIALALSTPTSMWVSWVTGDAVVGKDVKPLDPSSVASEVWYGKEKGKYLIKKKGNATVYSQLYPFDGLLNYTSGIIHHVLIDGLEPETKYFYRCGDSSVPAMSDELSFMTLPLPSKDAYPHRIAFVGDLGLTSNTTTTIDHLMENDPSMVIIVGDLTYADQYRTIGGKGVSCFSCSFPDAPIRETYQPRWDARGRFMEPLTSKVPTMVIEGNHEIESQASGITFNSYSERFAVPSSESGSNTNFYYSFDAGGVHFVMLGAYVDYNHTGAQYAWLKEDLSKVDRAVTPWLVATMHPPWYNSYSSHYQEFECMRQEMEELLYQHRVDIVFAGHVHAYERMNRIYNYTLNPCGPVYITIGDGGNIEKVDVDFADDPGKCPSPEDNIPEIGGSCPLNFTSGSAKGKFCWDRQPDWSAFRESSFGHGILEVMNSTHALWRWQRNQDVYKDDIYGDQIYIVRQPNVCTSLQFRGEEREKSGGNKSRFSSPTLLMFICIFFMFCTSRSIVFGHVI